The following proteins are encoded in a genomic region of Brachypodium distachyon strain Bd21 chromosome 1, Brachypodium_distachyon_v3.0, whole genome shotgun sequence:
- the LOC100833774 gene encoding protein OS-9 homolog, which yields MGGVEGGRGSPLTSSSPTLTLSPLQFCGIRADSTVRRRESPPMGFAGGACLLVLSLLLVAGAAATDQIFTTSGVPFGKNSREPRYRVEFHAVDSPYRPEIGQESEAMTNHEGKHYTCFLPVQETKTMKSIIPQNATNVIIESDRRVKPKEPDELLEILKDQCFYRHDGWWSYEFCYHGKIRQVHVEGEKVIQEYVLGEYDPDATDAYHENHTSESSDEDNHLKDISTRYHVHLYTNGTLCDLTDIPRFTEVRFVCSEPTVLISSLKEISSCKYVLTVQSPMLCKNPLFQQEKRTLSIHCNELLAEATEDDDDLPKEAQMSIVPDPNELHDYAAYAT from the exons ATGGGAGGCGTTGAAGGCGGGAGGGGTTCTCCTCTGACGTCGTCGTCTCCCACTCTGACTCTCTCGCCTCTGCAATTCTGCGGCATCAGGGCTGACTCAACTGTTCGCCGCCGCGAGTCACCGCCGATGGGGTTCGCCGGGGGGGCGTGCCTGCTTGTCCTCTCCCTGCTCCTGGTCGCCGGGGCGGCCGCCACCGACCAGATCTTCACCACTTCAG GTGTGCCGTTTGGGAAAAATTCGCGCGAGCCGAGGTACCGTGTGGAGTTCCATGCTGTCGATTCGCCGTACCGCCCG GAAATTGGCCAGGAATCTGAAGCGATGACTAATCATGAGGGGAAACATTACACATGCTTCCTACCAGTTCAAGAAACTAAAACCATGAAGTCAATTATTCCGCAAAATGCAACTAATGTTATAATAGAAAGCGATCGCAGAGTTAAACCAAAGGAGCCAGATGAACTGCTGGAGATTCTCAAGGATCAATGCTTTTACAGG CATGATGGTTGGTGGTCGTATGAATTCTGTTATCATGGCAAAATCCGTCAGGTTCATGTAGAGGGTGAGAAG GTCATTCAAGAGTATGTTCTAGGTGAATACGACCCTGATGCAACTGATGCTTACCATGAGAATCATACATCTGAGTCCTCTGATGAAGACAATCACCTGAAAGATATTTCTACGAG ATATCATGTCCACCTGTACACAAATGGGACTCTATGTGATCTTACAGATATACCCCGGTTCACAGAG GTTAGATTTGTTTGTTCTGAGCCCACTGTACTTATCAGTTCGTTAAAAGAGATTTCTTCGTGCAAGTATGTTTTGACAGTTCAAAGCCCAATGCTTTGCAAGAACCC GTTGTTTCAGCAGGAAAAGCGCACCCTCTCCATCCACTGCAACGAGTTGCTTGCTGAAGCCACCGAGGACGACGATGATCTCCCAAAAGAAGCTCAGATGTCCATCGTTCCAGATCCAAATGAATTGCATGATTATGCAGCTTATGCCACCTGA
- the LOC100834084 gene encoding amino acid transporter AVT6E, giving the protein MVNTNYSALPLTSPSLELQSNPPPKSSAAANANGAHNGHAKISKQDSFLGEVEDGGGGEGEHDELPLIGDGDGSAGPPEGSGVAGAVFNLATSIIGAGIMALPATMKVLGVAVGLVSILVMGILSEITIELLVRFSVRCRALSYGELVHKALGRPASIVAQMCVIINNAGILVVYLIIIGDVMSGSLKHIGVMDQLIGHGEWDNRRLLILVVLVVFLTPLCALEKIDSLSLSSAASVALAIVFVVVSCIIAAVKLIEGKISTPRMGPDFSSRAAMLDLLVVIPIMTNAYICHFNVQPIYNELKEKTPRNMYNIGRISTVLCVVVYALTAISGYLLFGDDTESDVLTNFDKDLGIKFSSVLNYIVRIGYIIHLVLVFPVVHFSLRQTVDSLIFGELAPHSRKKMLALTAVLLALIYLGSTMIPNIWMAFKFTGATTGLALGFMFPALVALRLDKEGECLGHGERLLSLGMLGLAVIVSVVGVVGNVYSLKSKSD; this is encoded by the coding sequence atGGTGAACACCAACTACTCGGCGCTGCCATTGACCTCTCCTTCCCTCGAGCTGCAGTCCAACCCGCCGCCCAAAtctagcgccgccgccaacgccaaTGGCGCCCACAACGGCCACGCCAAGATCTCCAAGCAGGATTCCTTCTTGGGCGAGGTGGaagacggcggtggcggcgagggtgAGCATGACGAGCTGCCGCTCATCGGAGATGGCGACGGCTCCGCCGGTCCCCCCGAGGGCTCCGGCGTGGCCGGCGCGGTGTTCAACCTCGCCACTTCCATTATTGGGGCCGGCATTATGGCCCTCCCGGCCACCATGAAGGTCCTCGGCGTCGCCGTCGGGCTCGTCTCGATTCTGGTCATGGGGATCCTTTCAGAGATCACCATTGAGCTGCTCGTGAGGTTCTCGGTGCGTTGCCGCGCCCTGTCGTACGGTGAGCTCGTGCACAAGGCGCTCGGACGCCCCGCGAGCATCGTGGCGCAGATGTGCGTCATCATCAACAATGCCGGGATCCTCGTGGTGTACCTGATCATCATCGGAGACGTCATGTCTGGATCGTTGAAGCACATTGGCGTCATGGACCAGCTGATTGGCCACGGCGAGTGGGACAACCGAAGGCTGCTGATTTTGGTGGTTCTCGTGGTCTTTCTCACCCCGCTGTGCGCGCTCGAGAAGATTGACTCACTGAGCTTGTCTTCTGCCGCATCGGTTGCTCTTGCCATTGTTTTTGTGGTTGTCTCTTGCATCATCGCGGCGGTGAAGCTCATCGAAGGCAAAATCAGTACGCCGAGGATGGGGCCGGATTTTAGCTCAAGAGCGGCGATGTTGGACTTGCTCGTGGTGATACCGATCATGACCAATGCCTACATCTGCCATTTCAATGTACAGCCGATCTACAACGAGCTCAAGGAGAAGACACCTCGCAACATGTACAATATTGGCAGGATCTCGACAGTACTCTGTGTTGTTGTATATGCACTGACTGCCATCTCAGGGTACCTCTTATTCGGCGATGACACGGAGTCTGATGTGCTCACCAACTTCGACAAGGATCTCGGGATCAAGTTCAGCTCAGTGCTCAACTACATTGTCAGGATTGGGTATATCATCCATCTGGTCCTCGTGTTCCCGGTCGTCCACTTCTCCCTGAGGCAGACCGTGGATTCGCTGATCTTTGGAGAGTTGGCGCCCCATAGCAGGAAGAAGATGCTCGCCTTGACGGCGGTGCTCTTGGCCCTCATCTACCTCGGTTCAACCATGATACCCAACATCTGGATGGCCTTCAAGTTCACCGGTGCGACGACGGGGCTGGCATTGGGGTTCATGTTCCCGGCCCTTGTGGCATTAAGACTGGACAAGGAAGGGGAGTGCCTGGGGCATGGAGAGAGGCTCCTGTCGCTCGGAATGCTGGGGCTGGCTGTCATTGTTAGCGTCGTCGGGGTCGTCGGCAATGTGTACAGCCTGAAGAGCAAGTCTGACTGA
- the LOC100833468 gene encoding U3 small nucleolar RNA-associated protein 21 homolog, with product MGIFEPFRAIGYITTGGVPFSLQRLGTETFVTVSVGKAFQVYNCAKLNLVLAGPQLPKKIRALASFKDYTFAAYGSDIAVFKRTDLVVTWSRHEEKVNTLYLFGEYILSADIKGDVFIWAFRGAEPSSEPVGNISLGDKFTPTCIMHPDTYLNKVIIGSEEGPLQLWNISTKKKLYDFKGWDSSVRCCVSSPALDIVAVGCSNGTIHVHNIRYDEELMSFNHQIRGAVTALSFRTDGQPLLASGGSSGVISIWNLEKRRLHSVIREAHDGSIVSLHFLANEPILMSSAADNSIKMWIFDSNDGDARLLRFRSGHSAPPRCIRFYGNGKYILSAGQDRAFRLFSVVQEQQSRELSQRHVTKRAKKRRVKEEEIKLKPVITFDCAAIRERDWCNVVTCHMDTPKAYVWRLQNFVIGEHILTPSSGTESPIKACAISACGNFTVLGTEGGWIEKFNLQSGISRGTYIDSSLTMQCGHEGEVVGLACDATNGSLISAGYRGDIKVWDFKSCKLKSRFNVGKSITKIAYHRSNGLLATVADDMLLILFDTVSMKMVRRFEGHTDRITDLCFSEDGKWLISSSMDGTLRIWDISLARQIDAMHVDVSITSVSMSPNMDVLATTHVDQNGVYLWVNQALFSPSTNVDSYASGKHVRNVMLPSVSSAERSEEEPIQNSQDPNQSIIKPFVIMDHQIPNMITLSLLPRSQWQSLTNLDIIKVRNKPIEPPKKPEKAPFFLPSVPSLSGEILFEPPTSKETDSSTTENINHKTMADLSSHFSRLLHSCGELHNYSAFTDYLKGLSSSSLDMELRMLQIIDEDELENLEPRPELQSISLLLDYFIHELSCRNNFEFVQAVLKLFLKIHGETIRRHSMLQDKVKKLLDVQSLVWQKIDKMFQSARCMVTFLSNSQF from the exons ATGGGGATCTTTGAGCCGTTCCGCGCAATCGGGTACATCACGACCGGCGGGGTGCCCTTCTCCCTGCAGCGCCTCGGCACCGAGACCTTCGTCACCGTCAGCGTCGGCAAGGCCTTCCAAGTCTACAAC TGTGCTAAGCTAAATTTGGTCCTTGCTG GACCTCAACTGCCTAAGAAGATCCGTGCCCTCGCATCCTTCAAGGATTACACGTTTGCTGCATATGGAAGTGATATCGCGGTTTTCAAGCGGACTGACCTG GTGGTTACCTGGAGTAGACATGAAGAGAAGGTCAACACGTTGTACCTGTTTGGAGAATACATTCTGAGTGCAGATATTAAAGGTGATGTATTTATATGGGCCTTCAGAGGAGCAGAACCGAGCAGTGAGCCTGTTGGAAACATATCATTGGGAGACAAGTTTACTCCCACCTGCATTATGCATCCAGATACTTACCTAAATAAG GTCATTATTGGTAGTGAAGAAGGACCCTTGCAGCTGTGGAATATCAgcacaaagaaaaaactataTGATTTCAAGGGTTGGGATTCATCAGTGCGTTGTTGTGTTTCTTCACCTGCTCTGGATATAGTTGCAGTCGGATGCTCCAATGGAACAATTCATGTTCATAATATTCGATATGATGAGGAGTTGATGTCTTTCAACCATCAAATTCGTGGTGCTGTAACTGCCCTGTCATTTCGAACAG ATGGGCAACCACTTCTAGCCTCTGGAGGTTCCTCGGGTGTTATTAGCATTTGGAATCTTGAGAAGAGACGACTGCACTCTGTGATTAGGGAGGCCCATGATGGTTCTATAGTATCACTTCATTTTCTTGCCAATGAACCTATTTTGATGAGCTCAGCAGCTGATAATTCAATAAAA ATGTGGATATTTGATAGTAATGATGGAGATGCTCGTCTGTTACGATTTCGAAGCGGGCATAGTGCTCCGCCTCGGTGCATAAG attCTATGGCAACGGAAAATACATCTTATCTGCTGGTCAAGACCGTGCCTTTCGTCTTTTCTCAGTTGTCCAG GAACAACAAAGCAGAGAGCTTTCGCAGCGGCACGTGACAAAAAGAGCAAAAAAGCGTAGAGTAAAA GAGGAAGAGATCAAGCTAAAACCTGTCATTACATTTGATTGTG CTGCGATACGTGAACGTGATTGGTGTAATGTTGTTACATGCCACATGGATACTCCAAAGGCATATGTATGGCGTCTTCAGAACTTTGTTATAGGCGAACATATTCTGACACCATCATCAGGCACCGAGTCACCAATTAAG GCATGTGCGATAAGCGCATGCGGTAATTTTACTGTCTTGGGCACTGAAGGTGGTTGGATCGAAAAATTTAACCTTCAATCTGGGATTAGTCGTGGTACCTACATTGATAGCTCGCTGACAATGCAATGTGGACACGAGGGAGAAGTTGTTGGATTAGCTTGTGATGCTACAAATGGCTCTCTGATTAGTGCTGGATACCGTGGTGATATTAAG GTGTGGGATTTTAAAAGTTGTAAGCTAAAATCCAGATTCAATGTTGGGAAATCTATAACTAAGATTGCATATCACCGGTCAAATG GTCTTCTTGCTACTGTAGCAGATGATATGCTGCTTATATTGTTTGATACAGTATCCATGAAAATGGTTCGTAGATTTGAAGGCCATACAGACCGTATCACTGATTTGTGTTTCAGTGAGGATGGAAAATGGCTCATCTCGTCTAGTATGGATGGGACACTAAGAATATGGGATATCAGTTTAGCAAGACAGATAGATGCAATGCACGTTGATGTTTCTATAACATCTGTCTCTATGTCTCCTAATATGGATGTGTTGGCGACCACTCATGTCGATCAAAATGGTGTTTATCTTTG GGTTAATCAAGCTTTGTTCTCACCGTCGACAAATGTTGATAGCTATGCAAGTGGTAAACATGTCCGGAATGTGATGTTGCCGTCTGTTTCATCAGCTGAAAGATCTGAGGAAGAACCCATTCAAAATTCACAAGATCCAAATCAATCGATTATTAAACCTTTTGTCATAATGGATCATCAAATACCAAATATGATCACACTCTCATTACTTCCAAGGAGTCAATGGCAAAGTTTGACAAATCTTGACATTATTAAG GTTCGCAATAAACCGATTGAGCCTCCCAAGAAGCCTGAGAAGGCCCCTTTTTTCTTGCCCTCGGTTCCATCGCTTTCTGGGGAGATATTATTTGAGCCTCCTACCAGTAAAGAAACAGACAGCAGCACTACTGAGAACATAAATCATAAAACGATGGCTGATCTTTCCTCTCACTTCAGTCGTTTGTTACATTCCTGTGGAGAGCTTCATAACT ATTCAGCATTTACCGACTACCTAAAAGGTCTATCTTCGTCATCTTTAGATATGGAACTACGAATGCTACAGATAATAGACGAAGATGAGTTGGAAAATTTGGAGCCTAGACCTGAACTCCAATCCATTTCATTGCTGTTGGATTACTTTATTCATGAGCTGTCCTGCAGGAATAACTTCGAGTTTGTTCAAGCTGTTCTGAAATTGTTTCTGAAG ATACACGGTGAAACAATACGCCGTCACTCGATGCTTCAGGATAAAGTGAAGAAACTTCTAGATGTCCAGAGTTTAGTTTGGCAGAAGATAGACAAAATGTTTCAGAGTGCACGATGCATGGTTACATTTCTCAGTAACTCGCAGTTTTAG